In Haloterrigena turkmenica DSM 5511, a single genomic region encodes these proteins:
- a CDS encoding cation:proton antiporter, with amino-acid sequence MVGSATERAVTPAAASIPVEDPILIFGLAMTVFLVAPLVLDRYRLPGIIGVIVVGAAIGPNGLGILERGETIVLLGEVGIVYLMFVAGLEINLTQFIAYKDRSAVFGVLSFAIPQAIGTVVGRYALGLTVGAAALFAAIFASHTLLAYPIVSRLGIAKTESVTATIGGTIVTDTLALLVLAVVMAGEAGELGPAFWLSLTGKLALFFVGVWVLVPRLGEWFFRTVDQESYFEFLFVMAVLFGCAFLAELAGVEHIIGAFLAGLVLNRLIPESGPLMNRIEFVGNALFIPFFLLSVGMLVDVWVLTEGLETLAIAAAFVGLLLPTKYAAAWLTARLYGYSTDETMAMFGLSLGQAAAALAIVLIGYEATLFGEAMLNATVLMILVVSVISPAIVDRYGRGIARASERTAYDPRAAPQRIMVPVSRDSQYSERLLDLALLVREPDENQPLYSLSVARPGTDAEADVAELESDLEATEAYAAGAEVPLESQTRVDANVASGIVRAALENRITTLVIGWDGAPRHQRVFGHVIDRVLIRTKQLVLVSHVRQPLNTTDEVVVVLPPGIDHNDGFSEAVHTVEHLADQVGAPVRGLVVDGNSDQFERLFDLVEPDVPATFERVDGWDALEDRLREDVDETSLVVPMSARRGTMGWDATLRTLPTTVAELTDGNFVVIYPAVGEEGDDRQFLQFR; translated from the coding sequence ATGGTAGGGTCAGCCACGGAGAGGGCCGTGACGCCGGCAGCGGCGTCGATCCCCGTCGAGGACCCGATTCTCATCTTCGGGCTGGCGATGACCGTCTTCCTGGTCGCGCCGCTGGTGCTCGACCGCTATCGGCTCCCGGGGATCATCGGCGTCATCGTCGTCGGGGCGGCGATCGGTCCCAACGGCCTCGGGATCCTCGAGCGCGGGGAGACGATCGTGCTGCTCGGCGAGGTCGGAATCGTCTACCTGATGTTCGTCGCGGGCCTTGAGATCAACCTCACCCAGTTCATCGCGTACAAGGACCGGAGCGCCGTCTTCGGCGTCCTCTCCTTCGCGATCCCGCAGGCGATCGGGACCGTCGTCGGCCGCTACGCCCTCGGGCTCACCGTCGGCGCCGCGGCGCTGTTCGCGGCGATTTTCGCCTCACACACGCTGCTGGCGTACCCGATCGTCAGCCGACTGGGGATCGCGAAGACCGAGAGCGTCACGGCGACGATCGGCGGGACGATCGTCACCGACACCCTCGCGCTGCTCGTCCTCGCGGTCGTCATGGCCGGCGAGGCGGGCGAACTGGGGCCGGCCTTCTGGCTCTCGCTGACGGGCAAACTCGCGCTCTTCTTCGTCGGCGTCTGGGTGCTCGTCCCTCGGCTGGGCGAGTGGTTCTTCCGGACGGTCGATCAGGAGAGCTACTTCGAGTTCCTGTTCGTGATGGCCGTCCTCTTCGGCTGCGCCTTCCTCGCCGAACTCGCCGGCGTGGAGCACATCATCGGCGCGTTCCTCGCGGGGCTGGTCCTCAACCGGCTGATCCCCGAGAGCGGCCCGCTGATGAACCGGATCGAGTTCGTCGGCAACGCGCTGTTCATTCCCTTCTTCCTGCTCTCCGTGGGGATGCTCGTCGACGTGTGGGTCCTGACCGAGGGCCTCGAGACGCTGGCGATCGCCGCCGCGTTCGTCGGTCTCTTGCTCCCGACGAAGTACGCGGCGGCGTGGTTGACCGCGCGGCTGTACGGCTACTCGACCGACGAGACGATGGCGATGTTCGGGCTCTCGCTGGGCCAGGCCGCCGCGGCGTTGGCCATCGTGCTCATCGGCTACGAGGCGACCCTGTTCGGCGAGGCGATGCTCAACGCCACGGTGCTGATGATCCTCGTCGTTAGCGTGATCAGTCCCGCCATCGTCGACCGCTACGGCCGGGGCATCGCTCGCGCGTCCGAACGCACCGCGTACGATCCGCGGGCCGCCCCGCAACGAATTATGGTCCCCGTTTCGCGCGACTCCCAGTACAGCGAACGCCTGCTCGATCTCGCGCTACTGGTTCGCGAACCCGACGAGAATCAGCCGCTGTACTCCCTGAGCGTCGCTCGACCGGGAACCGACGCCGAGGCCGACGTCGCGGAACTCGAGTCGGACCTCGAGGCGACGGAGGCCTACGCGGCCGGCGCTGAGGTCCCCCTCGAGAGCCAGACGCGCGTCGACGCCAACGTCGCCTCGGGAATCGTGCGGGCGGCCCTCGAGAACCGGATCACGACGCTAGTCATCGGCTGGGACGGCGCGCCGCGCCACCAGCGCGTCTTCGGCCACGTGATCGATCGGGTGTTGATTCGGACGAAACAACTCGTCCTGGTCTCGCACGTGCGACAGCCGCTGAACACTACTGACGAGGTCGTGGTCGTCCTCCCGCCGGGGATCGACCACAACGACGGGTTCTCCGAGGCCGTCCACACGGTCGAGCACCTCGCGGACCAGGTCGGCGCGCCGGTTCGCGGCCTCGTCGTCGACGGAAACTCGGACCAGTTCGAGCGGCTGTTCGATCTGGTCGAACCCGACGTACCGGCGACGTTCGAACGAGTCGACGGCTGGGACGCCCTCGAGGACCGACTCCGCGAAGACGTCGACGAGACGTCGCTGGTCGTTCCGATGAGCGCCCGACGGGGGACGATGGGCTGGGACGCGACGCTGCGAACGCTGCCGACGACCGTTGCAGAACTGACCGATGGGAACTTCGTGGTGATTTATCCGGCGGTCGGCGAGGAAGGCGACGATCGGCAGTTCCTGCAGTTTCGGTGA
- a CDS encoding universal stress protein, with amino-acid sequence MTLLVPFDGSKLARKALEKAAMFGDLLDEEVVVLTVIPDDADYARDRGWIAEGEPFDPEAIEAGIETRASAVAPEATFQTERVSSDEPTATATNNVVRAIRRVAGEIGASVVFIGSENAGSVIAPQSSVGSPVANDQRYDVYVVREPGDDVDPEDITDIDSTVE; translated from the coding sequence ATGACGCTACTCGTGCCGTTCGACGGGTCGAAACTGGCGAGAAAAGCGCTCGAGAAGGCCGCGATGTTCGGCGACCTGTTAGACGAGGAGGTCGTCGTCCTGACGGTGATCCCCGACGACGCCGACTACGCCCGAGACCGCGGCTGGATCGCCGAGGGAGAGCCGTTCGACCCGGAGGCCATCGAAGCGGGCATCGAGACGCGAGCGTCGGCGGTCGCCCCGGAAGCGACGTTCCAGACCGAGCGCGTCAGTTCCGACGAGCCGACCGCGACGGCGACGAACAACGTCGTCCGCGCGATCCGACGGGTCGCCGGCGAGATCGGCGCCTCGGTGGTCTTCATCGGCTCCGAAAACGCCGGTTCGGTGATCGCCCCACAGTCAAGCGTCGGCAGTCCGGTCGCCAACGACCAGCGTTACGACGTCTACGTCGTCCGCGAACCCGGCGATGACGTCGATCCCGAGGACATCACGGACATCGATTCGACCGTCGAGTGA